The following are encoded together in the Streptomyces flavofungini genome:
- the mreD gene encoding rod shape-determining protein MreD, translating into MRFNRILLSSTLVVVALVIQVSVLARLQLPGAVPDLVLLTVLALALVYGHTGGALIGFGAGLLTDLAPPADHAAGRYALVLCVIGYLAGLAKPETGRLRSASGPLVVVVSAAVGSTLLYAGVGALVGDDAARHVGLGGLLFTAALYDLLLAPFTIPLIIALARRAENDPLGETGANAKAADVSSGWLSSGTGLSIGSQRGSGLRMKAAKARVARAGRIKGVKRL; encoded by the coding sequence ATGCGCTTCAACCGGATCCTGCTCTCCAGCACCCTCGTCGTCGTCGCCCTCGTCATCCAGGTCAGCGTCCTCGCCCGGCTCCAGCTGCCCGGCGCCGTCCCCGACCTGGTGCTGCTCACCGTCCTCGCCCTGGCCCTCGTCTACGGCCACACCGGCGGCGCCCTCATCGGCTTCGGCGCGGGCCTGCTCACCGACCTCGCCCCGCCCGCCGACCACGCCGCCGGGCGCTACGCCCTGGTCCTGTGCGTCATCGGCTACCTGGCCGGCCTGGCCAAGCCCGAGACCGGCCGGCTGCGCTCGGCCAGCGGCCCGCTCGTCGTCGTGGTCAGCGCCGCCGTCGGCTCCACGCTCCTGTACGCGGGCGTCGGCGCCCTCGTCGGCGACGACGCGGCCCGCCACGTGGGCCTCGGCGGCCTGCTCTTCACGGCCGCCCTGTACGACCTGCTGCTCGCGCCGTTCACCATCCCGCTGATCATCGCCCTCGCCCGGCGTGCCGAGAACGACCCGCTCGGGGAGACCGGCGCCAACGCCAAGGCCGCCGACGTCTCCTCCGGCTGGCTCTCCTCCGGCACCGGCCTGAGCATCGGCAGCCAGCGCGGCAGCGGACTGCGCATGAAGGCGGCCAAGGCCCGGGTGGCCCGCGCCGGACGCATCAAGGGGGTCAAGCGCCTGTGA
- the folC gene encoding bifunctional tetrahydrofolate synthase/dihydrofolate synthase produces MSDLPPNDSQRDDDERGPADEIHELGENDKIGTAGDTGAADGLDEFDRLVGAETERDPDLAVIEAGSRTLRAQSGPPEADVPSRPADPEVDRALRVVEAELADRWGETKLEPSVTRIASLMDVLGEPQRAYPSIHITGTNGKTSTARMVEALLGAFELRTGRYTSPHVQSITERISLDGAPISAERFIEAYEDIKPYVEMVDAKEEFRLSFFEVMTGMAYAAFADAPVDVAVVEVGMGGTWDATNVIDASVAVVTPIDLDHTDRLGTTTAEIAAEKSGIIKPDATVILAQQPVEAAQVLLKKAVEVDATVARAGLEFGVAARQIAVGGQLLTLRGLGGEYEEVFLPLHGEHQAHNAAVALAAVEAFFGIGAQHARPLDIETVRKAFATVSSPGRLEVVRRSPTVVLDAAHNPAGARAAAGAIGEVFDFSRLVGVVGVSDGKNARGILEAFEPIFAEVVITQNSSHRAQDVDELAALAVEVFGEDRVQVEPRLPDALEAAITLAEEEGEFAGGGVLVTGSVITVGEARLLLGRG; encoded by the coding sequence GTGAGCGACCTCCCTCCGAACGACAGCCAGCGCGACGACGACGAGCGCGGACCCGCCGACGAGATCCACGAGCTCGGCGAGAACGACAAGATCGGCACGGCCGGTGACACCGGCGCGGCCGACGGGCTCGACGAGTTCGACCGACTCGTCGGGGCCGAGACCGAGCGCGATCCCGACCTCGCCGTCATCGAAGCGGGCAGCCGCACCCTGCGCGCCCAGTCGGGCCCGCCCGAGGCCGACGTCCCGTCGCGCCCGGCCGACCCGGAGGTCGACCGCGCGCTGCGCGTGGTCGAGGCGGAGCTCGCCGACCGCTGGGGCGAGACCAAGCTGGAGCCGTCGGTCACCCGCATCGCGTCCCTGATGGACGTCCTGGGCGAGCCCCAGCGGGCGTACCCCTCGATCCACATCACGGGGACGAACGGCAAGACGTCCACGGCCCGCATGGTCGAGGCCCTCCTCGGCGCCTTCGAGCTGCGCACCGGCAGGTACACCTCCCCGCACGTTCAGTCGATCACCGAGCGCATCAGCCTGGACGGCGCCCCCATCAGCGCCGAGCGCTTCATCGAGGCGTACGAGGACATCAAGCCGTACGTGGAGATGGTCGACGCCAAGGAGGAGTTCCGGCTCTCCTTCTTCGAGGTCATGACCGGCATGGCGTACGCCGCCTTCGCGGACGCCCCCGTGGACGTCGCCGTCGTCGAGGTCGGCATGGGGGGCACCTGGGACGCGACGAACGTCATCGACGCCTCCGTCGCCGTCGTCACGCCCATAGACCTGGACCACACCGACCGCCTCGGCACCACCACCGCCGAGATCGCCGCCGAGAAGTCCGGCATCATCAAGCCGGACGCCACGGTCATCCTGGCCCAGCAGCCCGTCGAGGCCGCCCAGGTGCTCCTGAAGAAGGCCGTCGAGGTGGACGCGACGGTCGCCCGCGCGGGCCTGGAGTTCGGCGTCGCCGCCCGCCAGATCGCCGTCGGCGGCCAGCTGCTCACCCTGCGCGGCCTCGGCGGGGAGTACGAAGAGGTGTTCCTGCCCCTGCACGGCGAGCACCAGGCGCACAACGCCGCGGTCGCCCTCGCCGCCGTGGAGGCGTTCTTCGGCATCGGCGCCCAGCACGCCCGCCCGCTGGACATCGAGACCGTCCGCAAGGCCTTCGCCACGGTCTCCTCGCCCGGCCGCCTCGAAGTCGTCCGGCGCTCGCCCACCGTCGTCCTGGACGCCGCGCACAACCCCGCGGGCGCCCGCGCCGCGGCCGGGGCCATCGGCGAGGTCTTCGACTTCAGCCGCCTCGTCGGCGTGGTCGGCGTCAGCGACGGCAAGAACGCCCGCGGCATCCTGGAGGCCTTCGAGCCGATCTTCGCCGAGGTCGTCATCACGCAGAACTCCAGCCACCGCGCCCAGGACGTCGACGAGCTCGCCGCGCTTGCCGTCGAGGTCTTCGGCGAGGACCGCGTGCAGGTCGAGCCGCGCCTCCCGGACGCCCTGGAGGCCGCGATCACCCTGGCCGAGGAGGAGGGGGAGTTCGCCGGCGGCGGCGTCCTCGTCACCGGCTCCGTCATCACCGTCGGCGAGGCCCGACTGCTCCTGGGGAGGGGCTGA
- the ndk gene encoding nucleoside-diphosphate kinase — protein MSERTLVLLKPDAVRRGLVGEIIGRIERKAGWTITALELRSLDQATLEQHYGEHQGKPFYEPLVAFMSSGPVVALVVEGERVIEGVRALAGPTDPIAAAPGSIRGDFGVIVRENLIHASDSAESAERELKIFFPAAV, from the coding sequence ATGAGCGAGCGCACTCTCGTCCTCCTCAAGCCCGACGCCGTCCGCCGAGGACTGGTGGGCGAGATCATCGGCCGCATCGAGCGCAAGGCGGGCTGGACCATCACCGCGCTCGAACTGCGCTCGCTCGACCAGGCGACGCTGGAGCAGCACTACGGCGAGCACCAGGGCAAGCCGTTCTACGAGCCGCTGGTGGCCTTCATGTCCTCCGGCCCCGTCGTCGCCCTCGTGGTCGAGGGCGAGCGGGTCATCGAGGGCGTGCGCGCCCTCGCCGGGCCGACCGACCCGATCGCCGCCGCGCCCGGCTCCATCCGCGGCGACTTCGGCGTGATCGTGCGCGAGAACCTGATCCACGCCTCCGACTCCGCGGAGTCCGCCGAGCGCGAGCTGAAGATCTTCTTCCCGGCCGCCGTCTGA
- a CDS encoding CYTH and CHAD domain-containing protein: MADTKREREIERKYDADAAGDLPDLRGVAGVADVIDKGVADLDAVYYDTADQRLATASITLRRRTGGNDAGWHLKLPVPEIEGARDELHAPLSDGVPRALIGLVRSRVRDADLTPVVRLRSARDLRHLVDADGTLLAEVSVDGVRADRLDGATATASWTEIEVELAPNGDPRLLDKVEKRLRKAGVRRSTSKSKLARALADTGTPPEAAAVPELRPDTAGAQVLAYLREQRDALLELDPAVRQDLPDSVHQMRVATRRTRSAFKTYAKILDRTVTDPIGEELKWLAAELGVDRDREVLTERLTAALTDVPRTLLLGPVRGRLRRWAVAGRAGSRRKTVAVLDSKRYLALLDSLDALLADPPLRKAAGAAVAEALPKAVLKDYDRLATRVGHALALDPGTDRDLAMHEARKAAKRARYAGEAATPALGKPAARFAKRMKAVQKVLGDHQDSVVARGTLRDLAIQAHAAGESAFVWGLLYGREEAVAATRERELVGVWERASRPKARAALGG, translated from the coding sequence ATGGCGGACACGAAGCGCGAACGCGAGATCGAGCGGAAGTACGACGCCGACGCCGCCGGCGACCTCCCCGACCTCAGGGGGGTCGCCGGGGTGGCCGACGTCATCGACAAAGGCGTCGCCGACCTGGACGCGGTGTACTACGACACCGCCGACCAGCGCCTCGCCACGGCCTCCATCACGCTGCGCCGCCGCACCGGCGGAAACGACGCGGGCTGGCACCTGAAACTGCCCGTGCCCGAGATCGAGGGCGCCCGCGACGAGCTGCACGCCCCCCTGTCCGACGGCGTGCCGCGCGCCCTGATCGGCCTGGTCCGCTCCCGCGTCCGCGACGCCGACCTCACCCCCGTCGTCCGCCTCCGCTCCGCCCGCGACCTGCGCCACCTGGTCGACGCCGACGGCACCCTCCTCGCCGAGGTCAGCGTCGACGGCGTCCGCGCCGACCGCCTCGACGGCGCCACGGCCACCGCCTCCTGGACGGAGATCGAGGTCGAACTGGCCCCGAACGGCGACCCCCGCCTCCTGGACAAGGTGGAGAAGAGACTCCGCAAGGCGGGGGTGCGGAGGTCGACATCCAAGTCGAAGCTGGCACGGGCCCTGGCCGACACGGGGACCCCGCCGGAAGCAGCCGCCGTGCCCGAGCTGAGGCCCGACACCGCGGGCGCCCAAGTCCTCGCGTACCTCCGCGAGCAGCGCGACGCCCTGCTGGAGCTGGACCCCGCGGTCCGCCAGGACCTCCCCGACTCCGTCCACCAGATGCGGGTGGCGACCCGCCGCACCCGCAGCGCCTTCAAGACGTACGCAAAGATCCTCGACCGCACGGTCACGGACCCGATCGGCGAGGAGCTGAAGTGGCTGGCCGCCGAGCTGGGTGTGGACCGCGACCGCGAGGTCCTCACCGAACGCCTGACGGCCGCCCTGACGGACGTCCCGCGCACGCTCCTGCTCGGCCCGGTCCGCGGCAGGCTGCGCCGGTGGGCGGTGGCGGGCCGCGCGGGCTCGCGCCGCAAGACGGTCGCCGTCCTGGACAGCAAGCGCTACCTCGCGCTGCTCGACAGCCTGGACGCCCTCCTGGCCGACCCTCCGCTCCGCAAGGCCGCGGGCGCCGCCGTGGCCGAGGCCCTGCCGAAGGCGGTCCTGAAGGACTACGACCGCCTCGCGACCCGGGTCGGCCACGCGCTCGCCCTGGACCCCGGCACCGACCGGGACCTGGCGATGCACGAGGCCCGCAAGGCCGCGAAGCGCGCCCGGTACGCGGGCGAGGCGGCGACCCCGGCCCTCGGCAAGCCCGCGGCCCGCTTCGCCAAGCGGATGAAGGCCGTGCAGAAGGTGCTCGGCGACCACCAGGACTCGGTCGTGGCCCGTGGGACCCTGCGTGACCTGGCGATCCAGGCGCACGCGGCGGGGGAGAGCGCGTTCGTGTGGGGCCTGCTGTACGGCCGTGAGGAGGCGGTCGCGGCGACCCGGGAGCGGGAGCTGGTGGGCGTGTGGGAGCGCGCGTCGCGGCCGAAGGCACGGGCGGCGCTCGGCGGCTAG
- the rodA gene encoding rod shape-determining protein RodA, whose protein sequence is MTGTGGFSVSGYGPERSTLSRLFARDSILRRLDWVMLLAALALSVIGSALVYSATRNRTELVGDDPYAFLIKHVVNIGIGLALMTATVWLGHRNLRTAVPILYGVSVFMVLLVLTPLGATINGAHAWIVIAGFSLQPSEFVKITIILGMAMLLAARVDAGDKDRPDHRTVVQALGLATVPILIVLLMPDLGSVMVMVMIVLGVLLASGASNRWVFGLLGAGALGGVAIWQLGVLDDYQIARFAAFANPALDPAGVGYNTNQARIAIGSGGLTGTGLTKGSQTTGQFVPEQQTDFVFTVAGEELGFVGAGAILLLLGVVLWRACRIARETTELYGTVVAAGIIAWFAFQAFENIGMTLGIMPVAGLPLPFVSYGGTSMFAVWLAVGLLQSIKVERPLSA, encoded by the coding sequence GTGACCGGCACCGGTGGTTTCTCCGTCTCGGGCTACGGCCCCGAGCGCTCCACGCTCTCCCGCCTGTTCGCCCGCGACTCGATACTGCGCAGGCTCGACTGGGTGATGCTGCTCGCCGCCCTCGCGCTCTCCGTGATCGGCTCCGCGCTCGTCTACTCGGCGACCCGCAACCGCACGGAACTCGTCGGCGACGACCCGTACGCCTTCCTGATCAAGCACGTCGTGAACATCGGCATCGGGCTTGCCCTGATGACCGCCACGGTCTGGCTCGGCCACCGCAACCTGCGCACGGCCGTGCCGATCCTCTACGGCGTCTCGGTCTTCATGGTGCTGCTCGTGCTCACCCCGCTCGGCGCGACCATCAACGGCGCGCACGCCTGGATCGTGATCGCCGGGTTCTCGCTGCAGCCCTCCGAGTTCGTCAAGATCACCATCATCCTGGGCATGGCGATGCTCCTCGCGGCCCGCGTCGACGCGGGCGACAAGGACCGCCCCGACCACCGCACGGTGGTCCAGGCGCTCGGCCTCGCCACCGTCCCGATACTGATCGTCCTGCTGATGCCGGACCTCGGCTCGGTCATGGTCATGGTGATGATCGTGCTCGGCGTGCTGCTCGCCTCCGGCGCCTCCAACCGCTGGGTCTTCGGCCTGCTCGGCGCCGGCGCGCTCGGCGGCGTCGCCATATGGCAGCTCGGCGTCCTCGACGACTACCAGATCGCCCGATTCGCGGCCTTCGCCAACCCCGCCCTCGACCCGGCGGGCGTCGGCTACAACACCAACCAGGCCCGCATCGCGATCGGCTCCGGCGGCCTCACCGGCACCGGCCTCACCAAGGGCTCCCAGACCACCGGCCAGTTCGTCCCCGAACAGCAGACGGACTTCGTCTTCACGGTCGCCGGTGAGGAACTGGGCTTCGTCGGCGCGGGCGCCATCCTGCTGCTGCTCGGCGTCGTCCTCTGGCGCGCCTGCCGCATCGCCCGCGAGACGACCGAGCTGTACGGCACGGTCGTCGCCGCCGGGATCATCGCCTGGTTCGCCTTCCAGGCCTTCGAGAACATCGGCATGACGCTCGGCATCATGCCGGTCGCGGGCCTGCCCCTGCCGTTCGTGTCGTACGGAGGCACATCCATGTTCGCGGTCTGGCTGGCCGTGGGCCTCCTCCAGTCGATCAAGGTGGAAAGACCGCTGTCGGCGTAG
- a CDS encoding DUF4233 domain-containing protein has product MRTLCSSTLIGEFFVIGFAGLVAMKDPDLEMSTVWTVCGIAMALSVLLCGMVTRPGGVQLGWALQIALIASGVVVPMMFFMGAMFAALWWASVHFGRKIDEAKARFAAAAEQGEVAGG; this is encoded by the coding sequence GTGCGTACGCTCTGTTCGTCGACGCTGATCGGCGAGTTCTTCGTCATCGGCTTCGCCGGTCTCGTCGCCATGAAGGACCCGGACCTGGAGATGAGTACGGTCTGGACGGTCTGCGGCATCGCCATGGCGCTGTCCGTCCTGCTGTGCGGCATGGTCACCCGGCCCGGTGGTGTCCAGCTCGGCTGGGCGCTGCAGATCGCGCTGATCGCCAGCGGCGTCGTGGTCCCGATGATGTTCTTCATGGGCGCGATGTTCGCCGCCCTGTGGTGGGCGTCGGTGCACTTCGGCCGGAAGATCGACGAGGCCAAGGCGCGGTTCGCCGCGGCGGCCGAGCAGGGCGAGGTCGCCGGGGGCTGA
- a CDS encoding rod shape-determining protein has product MSFIGRDMAVDLGTANTLVYVRGRGIVLNEPSVVAINTNTGGILAVGAEAKKMIGRTPGNIVAVRPLKDGVIADFEITERMLRYFILKIHKRRYLARPRVVVCVPSGITGVERRAVIEASSQAGARQVHIIEEPMAAAIGSGLPVHEATGNMVVDIGGGTTEVAVISLGGIVTAQSIRVAGDELDNAIIQHIKKEYSLLLGERTAEQIKITIGSAYDMDADEHTEIRGRDLVSGLPKTVVISAAEVRKAIEEPVNAIVDAVKTTLDKCPPELSGDVMDRGIVLTGGGALLRGLDERLRRETGMPIHIAEDPLDSVALGSGKCVEEFEALQQVLDAQPRR; this is encoded by the coding sequence ATGTCGTTCATCGGCCGTGACATGGCTGTCGACCTCGGGACCGCCAACACGCTGGTGTACGTCAGGGGTCGGGGGATCGTGCTCAACGAACCGTCCGTCGTCGCGATCAACACCAACACCGGCGGCATCCTCGCGGTCGGCGCCGAAGCGAAGAAGATGATCGGGCGCACGCCCGGCAACATCGTCGCCGTGCGCCCGCTGAAGGACGGCGTCATCGCCGACTTCGAGATCACCGAGCGGATGCTGCGCTACTTCATCCTGAAGATCCACAAGCGTCGCTATCTGGCCCGCCCGCGCGTCGTGGTCTGCGTGCCCTCCGGCATCACCGGCGTCGAGCGCCGCGCGGTCATCGAGGCCTCCTCGCAGGCCGGTGCCCGTCAGGTGCACATCATCGAGGAGCCCATGGCCGCCGCGATCGGCTCGGGCCTGCCGGTCCACGAGGCCACCGGCAACATGGTGGTGGACATCGGCGGCGGCACCACCGAGGTCGCCGTCATCAGCCTCGGCGGAATCGTCACGGCACAGTCCATCCGGGTGGCCGGGGACGAGCTGGACAACGCGATCATCCAGCACATCAAGAAGGAGTACTCCCTCCTCCTCGGCGAGCGCACCGCCGAGCAGATCAAGATCACCATCGGCTCCGCGTACGACATGGACGCCGACGAGCACACCGAGATCCGCGGCCGCGACCTGGTCTCCGGTCTGCCCAAGACCGTCGTGATCTCCGCCGCCGAGGTCCGCAAGGCCATCGAGGAGCCCGTCAACGCCATCGTCGACGCGGTCAAGACGACCCTCGACAAGTGCCCGCCCGAGCTCTCCGGCGACGTCATGGACCGCGGCATCGTCCTGACCGGCGGCGGCGCCCTGCTCCGCGGCCTGGACGAGCGCCTGCGCCGCGAGACCGGCATGCCGATCCACATCGCCGAGGACCCGCTGGACAGCGTGGCGCTCGGCTCCGGCAAGTGCGTCGAGGAGTTCGAGGCCCTCCAGCAGGTGCTGGACGCCCAGCCGCGCAGATGA
- the mrdA gene encoding penicillin-binding protein 2 produces the protein MTNIPETGRTPRVQVRLVIIQILVVSLLLTLGGRLWYLQVRNGAEYAEEASGNHVQQVVQPAVRGAILDARGVPIADNQTRLVVSASRTDLMKMKDDGKAVLDKLAGVLDMTPKDVADKVRLCDSKTPQPCWNGSPYQPIPITDEATPKQALQIRERSEDFPGITAEPTAVRRYPAPGKSNTAQVLGYLSPVTDDEINKAKDSDSPYLRSDQVGRSGLERTYDKQLRGKAGVTRYEVDNLGRVIGKADSDRAKPGSNVVTSIDARVQAVSEYWLNDAMKKARDEFDDNTGENYKADAGAVVVMENKTGRIVSMASNPTYDPNAWVGGISGKDYARLTGKKSNYPLLNRAIQGQAAPGSIFKVIPTTAAVNAGYEFNGRYPCPSSYSIGGQVFKNFESQGHGSITLGQALEVSCDTVYYKLAHDEWRKDGGNKPKKDAKDWFYKTAHQFGLGKETGVDLPNEVSGRVPDRQWKKDYWGANKDAWCKQGKKGGEYAERIAYENCLEGMKMRAGDSVNYSIGQGDTLVTPIQMATIYAAIANGGTLYNPTVGKAIISGDGKHVEEIKPKAHGKLPMDAALRKDIDGALADVATKGTAAWRFGGWPQDKIPMHAKTGTAEVYGKQTTSWFATYTKDYSIVMTISQGGTGSGASGPAVRKIYDAIYGLDEEGNQDLKKALLPEPQKSLPKIEADGSIDAPKIKPYKPGKPKPPNEQTQLAGPPAAGRRD, from the coding sequence GTGACCAACATTCCGGAGACCGGACGCACCCCGCGCGTCCAGGTCCGCCTCGTGATCATCCAGATCCTCGTCGTCTCGCTGCTCCTCACCCTCGGCGGCCGCCTGTGGTACCTCCAGGTCCGCAACGGCGCCGAGTACGCCGAGGAGGCCTCGGGCAACCACGTCCAGCAGGTCGTCCAGCCCGCCGTGCGCGGCGCGATCCTCGACGCCCGCGGCGTGCCCATCGCCGACAACCAGACCCGGCTCGTCGTCTCCGCGTCCCGCACGGACCTGATGAAGATGAAGGACGACGGCAAGGCCGTCCTCGACAAGCTCGCCGGGGTCCTCGACATGACCCCCAAGGACGTCGCCGACAAGGTCCGCCTCTGCGACTCCAAGACGCCCCAGCCCTGCTGGAACGGCTCGCCCTACCAGCCCATCCCGATCACCGACGAGGCCACGCCCAAGCAGGCCCTGCAGATCCGGGAGCGCTCCGAGGACTTCCCCGGCATCACCGCCGAGCCCACCGCCGTGCGCCGCTACCCCGCGCCCGGCAAGTCCAACACCGCGCAGGTCCTCGGCTACCTCTCGCCCGTCACCGACGACGAGATCAACAAGGCCAAGGACTCCGACTCGCCCTACCTGCGCTCCGACCAGGTCGGCCGCTCCGGCCTCGAGCGCACCTACGACAAGCAGCTGCGCGGCAAGGCCGGTGTCACCCGCTACGAGGTCGACAACCTCGGCCGGGTGATAGGGAAGGCCGACTCCGACCGGGCCAAGCCCGGCTCGAACGTCGTCACCAGCATCGACGCCCGTGTCCAGGCCGTGTCCGAGTACTGGCTGAACGACGCGATGAAGAAGGCCCGCGACGAGTTCGACGACAACACGGGCGAGAACTACAAGGCCGACGCGGGCGCCGTCGTCGTCATGGAGAACAAGACCGGCCGCATCGTCTCCATGGCCTCCAACCCCACCTACGACCCGAACGCCTGGGTCGGCGGCATCTCCGGCAAGGACTACGCCCGCCTGACCGGGAAGAAGTCCAACTACCCGCTGCTCAACCGCGCCATCCAGGGCCAGGCAGCCCCCGGCTCGATCTTCAAGGTCATCCCGACCACCGCCGCCGTCAACGCGGGCTACGAGTTCAACGGCCGCTACCCGTGCCCCAGCTCGTACTCGATCGGCGGCCAGGTCTTCAAGAACTTCGAGTCCCAGGGCCACGGCTCCATCACCCTCGGCCAGGCCCTGGAGGTGTCCTGCGACACCGTCTACTACAAGCTGGCGCACGACGAGTGGCGCAAGGACGGCGGCAACAAGCCGAAGAAGGACGCCAAGGACTGGTTCTACAAGACCGCCCACCAGTTCGGCCTCGGCAAGGAGACCGGTGTCGACCTGCCCAACGAGGTCAGCGGCCGCGTCCCCGACCGGCAGTGGAAGAAGGACTACTGGGGCGCCAACAAGGACGCCTGGTGCAAGCAGGGCAAGAAGGGCGGCGAGTACGCCGAGCGCATCGCCTACGAGAACTGTCTCGAAGGCATGAAGATGCGCGCGGGTGACTCCGTCAACTACTCCATCGGCCAGGGCGACACCCTCGTCACGCCGATCCAGATGGCCACCATCTATGCGGCCATCGCCAACGGCGGCACCCTCTACAACCCCACCGTCGGCAAGGCGATCATCAGCGGCGACGGCAAGCACGTCGAGGAGATCAAGCCCAAGGCCCACGGCAAGCTCCCCATGGACGCGGCGCTGCGCAAGGACATAGACGGTGCCCTCGCGGACGTCGCGACCAAGGGCACCGCCGCCTGGCGCTTCGGCGGCTGGCCCCAGGACAAGATCCCGATGCACGCCAAGACGGGTACGGCCGAGGTCTACGGCAAGCAGACGACGTCGTGGTTCGCGACGTACACCAAGGACTACTCGATCGTGATGACGATCTCCCAGGGCGGTACGGGCTCCGGTGCCTCCGGGCCCGCCGTCCGCAAGATCTACGACGCGATCTACGGCCTGGACGAGGAGGGCAACCAGGACCTGAAGAAGGCCCTGCTGCCCGAGCCCCAGAAGTCCCTGCCCAAGATCGAGGCCGACGGCTCCATCGACGCCCCGAAGATCAAGCCGTACAAGCCCGGGAAGCCGAAGCCGCCGAACGAGCAGACCCAACTGGCCGGGCCCCCGGCCGCCGGGAGGCGTGACTAG
- the mreC gene encoding rod shape-determining protein MreC, producing the protein MRDTRESRLLLVLLIAIAFALITVDIRGGEDSPVDGARQAAATVFGPVEDGMSSAVDPIGNAIGAVRDSGDRHDRIAELERQNAALKAKLGSDDRNRSRVAQLDSMLKKAGAGQYGIKGAEVIGIGAAQGFSWTVTIDAGANDGLKRDMTVLNGDGLVGRVTTVGPSTATVLLANDPDFTVGTRMEKTDELGFASGQGDRPLRVQLLNGKAKVKKGDRLVTFGSQADKPFVPGVPVGEVVRVDPSGGDLTRNVFVRPYVGFTKLDVVGVVVEAPREDPRDTVLPPKPAKPKPAPTVTVTATPPGQPPADGAANGNEQ; encoded by the coding sequence GTGAGGGACACACGAGAGAGCCGGCTGCTCCTGGTGCTGCTGATCGCCATCGCGTTCGCTCTGATCACGGTGGACATCCGCGGCGGCGAGGACTCGCCGGTCGACGGTGCCCGCCAGGCCGCCGCCACGGTTTTCGGCCCGGTCGAGGACGGCATGTCGTCCGCCGTCGACCCGATCGGCAACGCCATCGGCGCGGTCCGCGACTCCGGCGACCGGCACGACCGCATCGCCGAACTGGAGCGCCAGAACGCCGCGTTGAAAGCCAAACTCGGCAGCGACGACCGCAACCGCAGCCGCGTCGCCCAGCTCGACTCGATGCTGAAGAAGGCCGGCGCCGGACAGTACGGCATCAAGGGCGCGGAGGTCATCGGCATAGGAGCGGCCCAGGGCTTCTCCTGGACGGTCACCATCGACGCCGGCGCGAACGACGGCCTGAAGCGCGACATGACGGTGCTCAACGGCGACGGCCTGGTCGGCCGCGTCACCACCGTCGGCCCCTCCACCGCCACCGTACTGCTCGCCAACGACCCCGACTTCACCGTCGGCACCCGCATGGAGAAGACCGACGAGCTCGGCTTCGCCTCCGGCCAGGGCGACCGCCCGCTGCGCGTCCAACTGCTCAACGGCAAGGCCAAGGTCAAGAAGGGCGACCGCCTGGTGACCTTCGGCTCCCAGGCCGACAAGCCGTTCGTGCCGGGCGTCCCCGTCGGCGAGGTCGTCCGCGTCGACCCCTCCGGCGGCGACCTCACCCGCAACGTCTTCGTCCGCCCCTACGTCGGCTTCACCAAGCTCGACGTCGTCGGCGTCGTCGTCGAGGCCCCCCGCGAGGACCCCCGCGACACGGTCCTGCCGCCCAAGCCCGCCAAGCCGAAACCCGCGCCCACGGTCACGGTCACGGCCACGCCGCCCGGGCAGCCCCCGGCCGACGGCGCAGCCAACGGCAACGAGCAGTAG